Part of the Drosophila kikkawai strain 14028-0561.14 chromosome 3L, DkikHiC1v2, whole genome shotgun sequence genome is shown below.
CGACGCCATTCgtcagagcagcagcagcagcaggatgccAGTGGGTTTCGATTCCCTTTTTcccttttaaatattcatctcCTGCTAAGGAGCTCTCATTCCGTTCCTCCCCCTTTTTTCCGCCCGTTTTCGCAGGTGCACGAGTTCAAGGTGGAGATGACCTGCGGCGGATGTGCCAGCGCCGTGGAGCGAGTCCTGGGCAAATTGGGCGGTACGTAGACTTAGTGACTGGTATTAAGGCGTTAGTGACTGGCGTTAGGCCTAATTAGTGGCCCCCTTATCAGCGTTGCTGGGAGGTATTAACATAGCTACACATGTGTACAAACATATGTACAATATAGGGGAGACTATGTGGCTTACTTTCCTAGTACACAGCTGCGGTCAACGTAATAGGGTTtcttattgaatatttttgtgtttttttgaagttttaaagtgaagaaaatatgtaacattcttttaatttttgattttgattaaaatttttggatAAATCTTGataaattgcttttaaatacAGATATTATTATGGTCAAGCCCAAACTGATCTTGTGGCTTGTGGTGTcaccataaaaaataaatataataaattatattttgcgCTGATAAGCTCCACAATACTTTGCATTCTTAAAAAGTTCCCACACTTCCCTTATCAGCTATGTGCCTTTTTTTCTAAGGTTACCAATTCTAAATGTCCCACTTTGCCACTCTGCAGATAAGGTCGAGAAGGTCAACATCAACCTGGAGGATCGGACTGTGACCGTGACATCGAACCTGTCGTCGGATGAGTTGCTGGAGCAGCTGCGCAAGACCGGCAAGAGCACCACGTATGTCGGCGTGAAGAAGGAATGAGACGAGTTTCTCAGCAAGTTTCAGAAATACGGCAAGCTGAAACTTGAGGTCtagggtgtgcgtgtgtgtgtgtgtgcagagCACGTGCACCCTGGACGACGGATGAGGGATCTTCCACGACGTTGCCGAGATGGGTCGCTATTCAGTGATATTCATGAGATACATACAAATTTTACTCTTaatcaaaaaatcaaataataggAACGATCTACAAATTTTACACTAGTATTCGTCGCTCTTGCCCAGATTGTATGTAGCTCGTAGTTAACCAATTGAAGTGTTATTATATTGCATTACTTATGCCTAGATGAagaatttcaaattcaaacttAACAAGTCAGAGCGTTAAGCTTAAAGTTTTTGCCTCGGTAGATATACTCGTATTTAGGGGTATCGTATCCAATTAAATCCAATGTAGTTGCCAACAAATGATATACGCCAATTGCCCTCTTATGACTAATCgtaataatattacaaattttaactttttgcaaaatatcaaatatatacaaatacgTTTTAATCTCAAAATAAGTAACTTGGTGTTTTTTATAAGGGAAAATCTTTGAAATTGGATCTCCTTGGGATAGCTTAGGTTCCCAATAAGTAATTTGGTTTCCCGTTAAGTTTACTGCTTCTCGAACCCCAACACAGAACTCGAAAAGTTGCCTGAAAATTGTACCATTGTCACTCCTAATCTCCGTCAAATCAGATGCGGGCACTTAGTCATCAGGCCAGGCCCAAGAATGGGCGACAAATAGCCGGTTTATGCCCTACAACAATCGAGGAGGCAGCATGAACACGTCATAAATCTCGGGAACCCACACTTATCAAACCCAAATACCATATTCTCGGTTGTCTGTTTTCCATATTCTGTttctgattttattttgtgatttttttgtgGTGCATGTTCGAGGCGTAACGAAATTATCAATCAAATGCCAGCTGGCATGCAAAGAATGCAGCGCGCACACACAAAGACCCAAAGCGACTGCACTAATTGAGTCCGAAGGTGGAGGTGGGGGGAGGCAGCTTTCCGCTTGGAATTTgatgtcgtcgtcgtcgttgccgtcggcggcggcggctacCTGAGGCTGTGTCTTGTCCAGGTCTCCTGTTGATTTATGCCCCTGAACAATAAGGAACCCCGCCTGTCACAACACCAGTCACACATCCCATCCAG
Proteins encoded:
- the Atox1 gene encoding copper transport protein ATOX1; protein product: MPVHEFKVEMTCGGCASAVERVLGKLGDKVEKVNINLEDRTVTVTSNLSSDELLEQLRKTGKSTTYVGVKKE